TTACTTTGCACCTCTTGCATAACTTGAGTTTTCCAGGACTTAATACTTCTCCTCGGTTATGATGTGTTCACTTTATCACGAATCCATTCCCCAATTCTTCCCCAATTGCTTAAATTGAAACCCAATCAAGCATTCTCTCAGTTTCACTTTCTCATAGCCTGCTCCAACCGGGACTGGCTGCTCCTAGTCAGCTCCCAGCTGCCACTCCAGGATCTCCCTTCCACATCATCTGGgaaattccttttcctcttttgaaTTTTATCCCATTTCCTATGTCtggtgtctttttctttcttattttactttttctctttggaaGAGTGAGTTCTCACACTATGTCTCGATCTGTGTATGATAAACCAGTACTCTCACATTGTTCTTTTCCAGAGATATTGGAATTTGATGGCCATTGCCAAATTACTCTTGAAAACATTTCCCTTCATACACTGTCCTAAATCTTTTAATCTTGTCTAGTTTGATAGACACATTACAGTAAAGCATGCCTTGAAGGGAAATTATTTAAGATCTTGCTTGTCTGTAAACATCTTCGTTCTAATTCCTAAGGGATACTTTGGTTGGATATCAAATTTTAGGTGGGTGGGAAGTCCATTTCACTCAAAAATTTTGAagactggccgggtgcggtggctcaagcctgtaatcccagcactttgggaggccgagacgggcggatcacgaggtcaggagatcgagaccatcctggctaacacggtgaaaccccgtctctactaaaaatacaaaaactagccgggcgaggtggcgggcgcctgtagtctcagctactcgggaggctgagtcaggagaatggcctaaacccaggaggcggagcttgcagtgagctgagatctggccactgcactccagtccgggcgacagagcaagaccctgcctcaaaaaaaaaaaaaaaaaaaaaaaaaaaaaaaaaaaaaaaaaaaaattttgaagacattttctaTTATCTTCTAGATTTAATTGCTGCTTTTGAGCTGTCTGATTTTTGAGACATGTTGAATCTTGACCCTTTCCATATtgcctttcctccctttctctttctccctctctggaaGATTGTAGGATCTTTCGTTGTCACCACCACTCTGGAATTTTATGGGGATGTGTCTCAGTAACAATAcgcttctaattttcttttatcttccttcctttccatcaTTTTGGATTTTAGCTCTCTTTTCTGGGAGATCTTCTCAATACTATCCTCCAAAATTTCCATGgagatttttatttctgctctcacaattttaatttcaaaaagctGTAGTTTTTCTGAATATTCCTTTTCAAAAGTACCCTATAATTGATTCATGGACATAATTCCTTCTATCTCTCTGGGGATATTAATTATAGATGTTTTTGGAAAGTCTCATGTGTGGCATAAACTGTTTCCTCCAAGTTGGCTTTTCTTGTTGTATTGTTCTATTTCTTGTGTTAGAGCCTTTCCTCTGATGTTTGGCGATCTCTGATTGCTGCTTATAGTTTAAAAATGCAACCCGGAAGAAGCTGTTGGGAGCCCCAAGCCTGTGGATGGGGCTTGTTGATTGGGTTCCACAGAATATATATGGTTGGGCTATGTAACTGGGCAACCCTAAATGCCAGTTTCTTGGGATTTTTTCTTAGGCTACACAGGTTTTCCTAGGAAGAATATTCAGATGATCTTCAATGCCTGCTCTGTCATTGATAAAATTCTGTAGACGTTTGTCTAGTTTTGGacttcctgttctgttccattgctcaaTCATGTATCTGTGTGAACACCTCCCCTCCCTACCAAGCTAGCTTATAGCTACCCTAGGCTTCTTTCCTCCTGGAAGCCATACAACTACCCCTGGCCCCCCTGTCACCTAGAATCCTATCCCTCCCTGCTATCCCTAATCCTCTCTCACCTCTGCCTTTCTAAATCCCACCCATCATCCTTGATATCCCCGGCTTATGTTAACTTCTCCAATAAGACTTTCTGATCATCTCCTTCCCAATACATGTTAAGAAGCTTACTTGAACCAGACACTAATCTAAACATTTCTCTTCTAGTAactcagttcttttaaggacccAGGGGTTGGCACGTTATTATACCAATTTATGAAAAGGGGCACTGATGCCCAGATAAGTGAAGCTGCCTGGGAATACAACCCCAGCATTCTGGATCCGGAGCCACCTCCCTTATGATACCCTTCACCTCCCAGCTGGTCACTCATTAGCATCATTCATTTTTAGATGTTCTGTTTGTCTCTCCTACTGAGGTTTAAGCACAGCAAGGGCAGGCAACATGTCATTTTTATTCAAACTCAGCCTCTGCAGGGAATTGTAGACTCATTTACTTATTAGTAAAATGGTGGTCATAATATCTGACTGACAAGGTCATTGCAAGGACTTGAGAGGCTCATGGAAAGTGCTGAGCCCAGGCTAGGCCCTTGGACAGACAGTGCTCCTGAGGGCTCACCCTGCAGGCATCTCCTGACCTtcacactgtttgcctgggttcCCCTGGGCCCTCCCTGAACCCCTCTCCTTGTCTCCCTTCCTGAAGGCTTCCTGGGCGGCCCCTACTCCATCTCCTCacactctgcttctcttttagCTTCAGGTGGGCCTCCTACAGAGGCAGGCTGCTCTGGTGTGGACCATGAAGACCCTATAGAGCCAGTCCAACTCGCAAAACCCACTGCTTATGTGAAACCCATGAGATGGGAGCCCCCGGCTCGCGCAGAGCTGGCTCGTCCTGCAGGAAGAGGCTGGCGCAGGGGAGGAAGCTGGTGGGCAGGTCGAGGCCGTGGCAGTGGGCCCGTGCTCCGCATGGTCCCCAGCCAGAGAGAGGGGCCAGAGGTGTACCTCCGTCTGAACTACCGTGGAGAGCCAGGCCACCAGGGGGAACCGGAAGCCGGGCAGAACCCAGCCTTCTCTTTTACTGAAGCAGCTCCTATGCCCGGAATTGTGCAGGAAGGCCCCGGTCCCCATGCAGCCCAGCCTGAGGTGGGGTTTCAGGAGCCACCTCCTGCTCCTGGGCCTGCGGCTGTGGCCAGGCAGCCCATGTTGGCCCTCTATCCCTGTATCGGGTTCAGGCCTCTGGGTGGCTCAGCTTTTTTGCGCATCATGCAGACCTCCAGTGGCACCTACGTGCATGAGGTCCCAGTGTACCTTGCCCACATTGCACACTAACCTCTGTCACCCATATTGCTGCCAGCCTCCCTTTCTTCCACCTGAACTTTCCCCCATCCCCAAACTCTAGCCCCATTTCTGCTCCACTCCTCCCTGCCCATCCCAGCCAGGGCCCTTACTTTGTGTTGTCATGCACCTCCAAGTCCTCCTCCCAGGATCCTGACAATAGTCCATCTGCTTCCAATGTCCCTCTTGCCTCTGCTTTGTATGTTCTGTCAAAGATACAGATGCATGGAATTCCTCAATGCTTACTCAAATAAACCAGCAGCTCCCTGAGTCCTTTTAGTGTGCTTATATTAAAAGCCAATTAAAGATACTTGGGATGAAAAACAAGGTTGTTGGAATCCAAAGTTATGTTGATGATTTGAATCACAGAATAGATAGGactgagaaataaaaaactagatatttgggcaagagagagatggagagtgTGACAGAGCAGTCACCCAGGGAGCTCTCCTGTGGATCCACAGGTCATCTAACATGGAACTCCCCAGGGATCCATCATCCTGGGGATCAGAGGTCATGTAACATGGAGTTCTCCTGGGATCCATTGTCCTGAGGATCCACAGGTCATGTAAGGTGGAGTTCTTCTGGGATCCATTGCCCTGAGGATCCACAGGTCATGTAATGTGAATCTCTTACGGGATCCATTGTCCTGAGGATCCACAGGTCATCTAACATGGAGCTCTCCCAGGATCCATCATCCTGAGGATTTGCAGGCCATCTAACATAGAGCTCTCCCAGGATCCATCGTCCTGAGGATCCACAGGTCATCAAAAATGGAGCTCTCCTGCAATCCATTGTCCTGAGGATCCACAGGTCATCTAACGTGAAGCTCCCCTGGGATCCATTGTCCAGAGGATACTCAGGTCATTTAGCATGGAGCTCCCCCGGGATCCATTGTCCTGAGGATCCACAGGTCACCTAACATGGAGCTCCCCCAGGATCCATCATCCTGAGGATGAGAGGTCATCAAATATGGAGCTCCCCTGGGAACTGTCATCCTAGGTATCCAGAGGTCATCTATCCTGGAACTCCCCTGAGATCCGTCATCCTGCGGATCCACACGTCATGGGATGTCCTGAGGATCAGAGGTCATCTAACATGGATCCTCCTCGGGATCCATCGTCCTGAGTATTCACAGGTCATCTAATGTGGAACTCTGCTGGGATTCGTTATCCTGAGGATCCACATGGCATGTGATGTGGAGCTCCCTCATGATCCATTGTCCTGAGGATCAGAGGTCATCTAACTTGGAGCTCTTCCGTGATCCGTCATCCTGAGGATCCAGAAGTCATCTAACATGGAGCTCTCCCAGGATCCATCATCCTGGGGATCCACAGGATCCATCATCCACAGGATCCAGAAGTCATCTAACATGGAGAGCCTGAACATCTGGATGACAGCAAAATACGAGGAAATTATGGCTATATGAATTCTCCCAATGAAGGAAAGATGTGAATCCTTAGCAGGCTACAAGAATAACACCCTTTGGGAGTATGAAGTATGGTAGAGAGAACATTCCAAAAGCTGCCTGAAAGCTGAGACCTGCATGGAAAGCAGAATTAGGCTCACAGTAGACTTTGTGTGACAGCATCAATGACTGTGGAAAGCAATGGTGCAACGTCCTTAGAGCTTCGAGAGGGAAGTAACTCCGAATCTACAATTCTATGATCAATCAAATGTTTTGGAGGAGGAGTGGAGGAGGCAAGAAGTGTCAGCTCAAGGGCAAGGCCACATGAAGAGAGAAAGAGCCTACAGAAAAGGGACAAAAATCCAGACTCCTACTCAGACTGGACCTGAAGCCTGAGCTTCCCCCTGAACTTAGAATACACAACTTATAATGTGCAAGCTACTAAACCGCTTTTCTGTTCAGGGAGGTTTGAATTCAGCTGTTATGTACAGCAAaagtatgaataatatttttcagccaggggaaaaaaaaaccaaaactcctAGAAAAAGTGGGATGCAAGAAGAatcagaaagcaagaaaattCGTTAGCTATATTATTAAGTCTAGATAAGTATGATTCTGGAAGAAAGATCTGGAAAGGTGATCTAGAATTAAAATTCCAGAAGACTTTGACATAGACATTTGGGGCATGGGGGATTTCAGAAGGAGCTAGACATTATTAAAGTTCTTGCCTAGCTCCTGGAGATGACGTAGAGGCTGAATATAAGAGAACTCTGACACATTCATAAGTCGAAGTGTATGTTTCCATTGGGAATCACGACATGAATTAGAATAGAATGTAAAATTTCAAACAGATTAAGGAAAAGGGGGATCAAAGAAAATTTGATAATTCAAACAAAAGGCATGGGGGGTTAATAGAAACAAGGAGAGAGTGTGACATACTTACGGTGCTAAATAAGGAATCAGTAATTTGATGGCTTCATCCTTAGCTTCCTCCTGGCTTTAAcgggaatattttaaatgtttcaccaTTAAGCAAGATATTTGCTGTAAGTTTCTCATAGATATTTGATCAAATTGAGGTAGTTCTAATTTTTTTAGAATTTGATAAAAGGTGTATTATGAATTGGATTTCGTATTTTATTAAGTAGGCTTTTATTAGCTGATTTTGAGT
The sequence above is a segment of the Piliocolobus tephrosceles isolate RC106 unplaced genomic scaffold, ASM277652v3 unscaffolded_37361, whole genome shotgun sequence genome. Coding sequences within it:
- the LOC113222992 gene encoding proline-rich protein 20G-like, whose amino-acid sequence is MEEPRRSKRLRSMAPNQASGGPPTEAGCSGVDHEDPIEPVQLAKPTAYVKPMRWEPPARAELARPAGRGWRRGGSWWAGRGRGSGPVLRMVPSQREGPEVYLRLNYRGEPGHQGEPEAGQNPAFSFTEAAPMPGIVQEGPGPHAAQPEVGFQEPPPAPGPAAVARQPMLALYPCIGFRPLGGSAFLRIMQTSSGTYVHEVPVYLAHIAH